In Archocentrus centrarchus isolate MPI-CPG fArcCen1 chromosome 1, fArcCen1, whole genome shotgun sequence, the following proteins share a genomic window:
- the LOC115782469 gene encoding galanin receptor type 2-like, protein MDPSRDQLSDWSSVQPTFTPQLQPDGSREKLNHNYTFHSALNLPSTFISPSEPLPSLLPTSVPYSSLIAFPLFSTTSSSGIRQPPYSSFDLSFSNFSSNDLADLESMLLWTLHEPSTIALTVMYCLSFILGFIGNLMSLRVLTSQRSRQLAGVSATRSLLVNLAVCDLAVVCVCMPITLGSQIYTAWVYGDLLCRAVPFTQAVSVSASVLTLTVISVNRYYSVRSPLRARTMFTRRRILATVAVVWTVSS, encoded by the coding sequence ATGGATCCTTCCCGCGACCAACTGTCGGACTGGAGCTCAGTTCAGCCCACCTTCACCccacagctgcagcctgatggCTCTCGGGAAAAACTCAACCACAATTACACCTTTCACAGTGCTCTAAATCTGCCCTCCACTTTCATCTCCCCCTCAGAGCCTCTGCCCTCTCTGCTGCCCACCTCTGTTCCATACTCCTCCCTCATCGCCTTCCCTTTATTCTCCACCACCTCTTCCTCAGGCATTAGGCAACCGCCGTACTCCTCCTTTGATTTATCCTTTTCCAACTTTTCCTCTAATGATTTGGCAGACCTGGAGAGCATGCTGCTCTGGACCCTCCACGAGCCCAGCACCATTGCGCTGACCGTCATGTACTGTCTGTCGTTCATTTTGGGATTCATTGGGAATTTAATGTCCCTTCGAGTCCTCACCAGCCAACGCAGTCGGCAGCTAGCCGGTGTGAGTGCTACACGCAGTCTCCTGGTGAACTTGGCAGTGTGTGACCtggctgtggtgtgtgtgtgcatgcccaTCACTCTCGGAAGCCAGATCTACACCGCCTGGGTCTACGGTGACCTGTTGTGTCGAGCGGTGCCCTTCACGCAGGCCGTCTCGGTGTCGGCAAGCGTGTTAACGCTGACGGTGATCAGCGTCAATCGTTACTACAGCGTTCGATCACCGCTGCGAGCTCGCACCATGTTTACCCGCCGCCGGATCTTGGCAACTGTTGCCGTAGTGTGGACAGTGTCCTCG
- the LOC115788282 gene encoding uncharacterized protein LOC115788282, with product MMCAPIAVMNRRREISFETFTILVCQEEWPQHRLKQGYNVLLFVMLYCLPVTFNLTIGFLTGRRLWGGKKSAFADLDPRSQALHTSRLKMRQKIAKMVVCLVLLFAVSWLPLYLADLWIDCEQRPSSWLLQTRPFAQWLGLTNSSLNPICYCFIGDLYRSAKVIRTRYYQKVAALFSSSSFSSSATVAAPTAGITDSKVSSAERRPIAAAVAASASMVTIPRLLNLARGQGLGQKVRDSSDSRAGSDHSISDWCRSSPSACDSSLLPCQLHNLQHTIQKADFLATRRYSLNEKAGPLPLGIGPVEIDVLPLRRHSGDRVYSLSADKRDIITMGKAAFCYAGQHRSKTPQTYSLVGDTEDETTDMTSL from the exons ATGATGTGCGCTCCTATTGCTGTGATGAACCGCCGTCGGGAGATCAGCTTCGAGACTTTCACCATCTTGGTCTGTCAGGAGGAGTGGCCTCAGCATCGTCTCAAACAGGG atacaatgtgctgctgtttgtgatgCTCTACTGTTTGCCAGTGACCTTTAACCTCACCATAGGATTCCTTACTGGCAGGCGGCTTTGGGGAGGGAAGAAATCCGCTTTTGCTGATCTTGATCCTCGAAGTCAAGCGCTTCACACTTCCCGCCTTAAGATGCGCCAGAAGATTGCCAAGATGGTGGTGTGTCTAGTGCTTCTATTTGCAGTGTCCTGGCTGCCGCTCTACTTGGCTGACCTTTGGATTGACTGCGAACAAAGGCCATCATCTTGGCTCCTGCAGACAAGACCATTTGCCCAGTGGCTCGGCCTGACAAACTCCAGCCTTAACCCAATCTGTTACTGTTTCATTGGAGATCTGTACCGCTCAGCAAAGGTCATACGGACACGATACTACCAAAAGGTTGCCGCTCTTTTCAGCTCCTCATCATTCTCCAGCTCAGCTACAGTGGCGGCTCCTACAGCAGGGATTACAGACAGCAAAGTGTCCTCTGCTGAGCGCCGCCccattgctgctgctgtggcagcGTCTGCATCCATGGTTACAATACCGAGGCTCTTGAACTTGGCGAGAGGCCAGGGACTGGGGCAGAAGGTCAGAGACAGTTCAGACAGTCGAGCAGGTTCTGACCACAGCATCTCAGACTGGTGTCGGTCTAGTCCCAGCGCATGTGACAGCTCCTTATTACCCTGCCAGCTCCACAACCTCCAGCACACCATACAAAAAGCAGACTTCCTGGCAACACGTAGATACTCTCTAAATGAGAAAGCTGGACCATTACCTTTAGGAATCGGTCCTGTTGAAATAGACGTTCTACCGCTGAGGAGGCATTCAGGGGATAGAGTATATAGTCTGTCAGCTGATAAGAGAGACATCATTACTATGGGGAAAGCCGCTTTCTGTTATGCTGGTCAAcacaggagcaaaacaccacaAACCTACTCTCTGGTTGGGGACACGGAGGATGAAACAACTGATATGACCAGCCTATGA